In Pleurocapsa sp. PCC 7319, the following are encoded in one genomic region:
- a CDS encoding ABC transporter ATP-binding protein produces the protein MNNRSSYWQLIPFIRPQSLTITLAFICTLLFTTLWPAQAWLAGEMTEYIGKGDLKGIAGLAGIAAIIFLSKGIVQYGQDSLMAKAALTIALNLRKVVYSHLQKLSLNYFEVAKTGDLTYRLTEDIDRIGEVINQFFHDFVPCILQLIVVLGYMLWLNWQLTLATLVLAPLMAVIIGAFGEKLLQYSRRSQNRISNLSALLTEVLGGIRLVQAFAAESYELERFSQEAEGNRQAKYQAEKAKAFQFLVVGFLLAMSVVFIFFLGGWQISQGNLTGKEFVSYLAGVALLIDPISHITSNYNGFKEGQASADKIFELIAIQPTVIEKDKAIALEGVTGKVEYNSVSFSYTTNVPVINNLSLVANPGETIALVGSSGAGKSTLVNLLPRFYNLDRGEILIDGVNIQDVTLKSLRQQIGIVPQETTLFSGTIAQNIAFGKTDYELKDVEAAAKIANAHQFITELSQGYFTYVGERGVNLSGGQRQRIAIARAILLNPRILILDEATSALDSESEALVQEALERIMQKRTVFVIAHRLATVRRADRILVLEKGQIVESGNHQELLLDKNGVYASFYARQFQAD, from the coding sequence GTGAATAATCGCTCTAGCTACTGGCAGCTAATTCCTTTTATTAGACCTCAAAGCCTGACTATAACCTTGGCTTTTATTTGTACTCTCTTGTTTACTACTCTCTGGCCAGCTCAAGCTTGGCTAGCAGGAGAAATGACAGAATATATTGGCAAAGGAGATCTTAAGGGTATTGCGGGACTTGCAGGAATTGCGGCAATTATTTTTCTCTCCAAAGGTATTGTTCAATATGGACAAGATTCCCTGATGGCAAAAGCAGCTCTTACTATTGCTTTAAACCTGCGTAAAGTCGTTTATAGTCATTTACAAAAGTTGAGTTTAAATTATTTCGAGGTAGCTAAAACAGGGGATCTAACTTATCGCTTAACAGAGGATATAGATCGCATTGGAGAAGTAATTAACCAGTTTTTCCATGATTTTGTCCCTTGTATTTTGCAGTTAATTGTCGTGTTGGGCTATATGCTGTGGCTAAACTGGCAATTAACTTTAGCAACTTTGGTTTTAGCTCCTCTAATGGCGGTAATTATTGGGGCATTTGGGGAAAAACTTTTGCAGTATTCACGACGGAGTCAAAATCGGATCTCTAATTTATCGGCATTATTAACCGAAGTCTTAGGCGGAATTCGTTTAGTCCAGGCTTTTGCCGCAGAAAGTTATGAACTAGAACGCTTTAGTCAGGAAGCAGAAGGCAATCGTCAGGCAAAATATCAGGCAGAAAAAGCCAAAGCATTTCAGTTTTTGGTAGTAGGTTTTTTGCTAGCAATGAGTGTAGTCTTTATTTTTTTCTTGGGTGGCTGGCAAATTTCCCAGGGCAACCTAACAGGGAAAGAATTTGTTAGTTATCTAGCCGGGGTAGCATTATTAATTGACCCAATTAGCCATATTACTAGTAACTATAATGGCTTTAAAGAAGGACAAGCCTCAGCAGATAAAATTTTTGAGTTAATAGCAATTCAACCAACCGTAATCGAGAAAGATAAGGCGATCGCTCTGGAAGGGGTAACAGGAAAAGTTGAATATAATTCCGTTAGCTTTAGCTACACTACGAACGTACCTGTAATTAACAATCTCAGTTTAGTTGCCAATCCTGGAGAGACAATTGCCCTGGTGGGTTCTTCTGGAGCAGGTAAATCCACCTTAGTTAATTTATTACCCCGTTTTTATAATCTTGATCGGGGGGAAATATTGATTGATGGCGTAAATATTCAAGATGTAACCCTTAAAAGTCTCCGCCAACAAATAGGTATCGTTCCTCAAGAAACTACTCTATTTTCGGGAACGATTGCTCAAAACATAGCCTTTGGCAAAACTGATTATGAATTAAAAGATGTGGAAGCTGCTGCCAAGATTGCTAATGCTCACCAGTTTATTACTGAACTATCCCAAGGCTATTTCACTTATGTGGGGGAAAGGGGTGTCAACCTCTCAGGAGGACAACGGCAAAGAATTGCGATCGCCCGTGCTATTTTGCTCAATCCCCGTATCCTGATTTTAGATGAAGCAACTTCAGCATTAGACTCAGAATCAGAAGCTTTAGTGCAAGAAGCTTTAGAACGAATTATGCAGAAACGCACTGTCTTCGTGATTGCTCATCGTTTAGCCACAGTGCGACGGGCAGACCGAATTTTGGTATTAGAAAAAGGACAAATAGTTGAATCTGGTAATCATCAGGAATTACTACTAGATAAAAATGGTGTTTATGCCAGTTTTTATGCTCGACAATTTCAAGCTGATTGA
- a CDS encoding CHASE domain-containing protein, with the protein MSTVPITLAQKSHLSKKGFLVFSPIYKNQTSTKTVGDRRQNLQGFALGVFMIEDIVVLR; encoded by the coding sequence ATCTCGACAGTTCCCATTACCTTAGCCCAAAAAAGTCATCTGTCCAAAAAAGGCTTTTTAGTTTTCTCCCCAATTTATAAAAACCAGACCTCGACTAAGACAGTTGGCGATCGCCGTCAAAATCTTCAAGGTTTTGCTTTAGGGGTATTTATGATTGAAGATATTGTTGTTCTTCGATAA
- a CDS encoding NAD-dependent epimerase/dehydratase family protein, with product MKKILVTGSRGQVGSDLVATLRQQYREIRVVESGRRNFSDTINQEFIYEVLDVTDSKRLSKIIEQYQVDTIYHLAGVLSAKGEQNPQLCWNVNVNGLRNILEAARSYQLKVFCPSSIAVFGANTPKFQTPQVTIESPSTIYGITKVTGELLCQYYADRFGVDVRSLRFPGIISYKTPPGGGTTDFAVEIFYQALQHGHYTCFVRPDTRLPMIYMPDAIAAILQLMEVEPTSITVRSSYNLAAISFSAAELVAEIQKYFPNFTCDYQPDFRQAIADTWPAVIDDAQARQDWGWQHSYDLTAIVTDMLEHLSLKSSEFGVLNSEFVFN from the coding sequence ATGAAAAAGATCCTAGTTACTGGTTCTAGAGGTCAAGTTGGCAGTGACCTGGTTGCAACCTTGCGACAGCAATATAGAGAGATTCGAGTAGTCGAGAGTGGTCGTCGAAATTTTTCTGACACAATAAACCAAGAATTCATCTATGAAGTTTTGGACGTAACGGATAGTAAACGTCTGAGTAAGATTATCGAACAATATCAGGTAGATACGATTTATCACTTAGCCGGAGTACTGTCAGCAAAAGGTGAGCAGAATCCCCAACTCTGCTGGAATGTCAATGTCAATGGACTGAGGAATATCTTAGAGGCAGCTAGATCTTATCAACTCAAAGTCTTTTGCCCTAGTTCTATTGCTGTATTCGGTGCCAACACTCCTAAATTTCAAACTCCTCAAGTAACGATTGAAAGTCCCTCAACAATTTATGGGATTACTAAAGTTACGGGAGAACTACTCTGCCAATATTATGCCGATCGCTTTGGAGTTGATGTCCGTAGCCTCCGCTTTCCAGGAATTATTAGTTATAAAACCCCTCCAGGAGGAGGTACAACCGATTTTGCGGTGGAGATATTTTATCAAGCTCTTCAGCATGGTCACTACACTTGCTTTGTGCGTCCTGACACTCGCTTGCCGATGATCTATATGCCCGATGCGATCGCCGCAATTCTCCAGCTAATGGAAGTTGAACCAACATCGATAACAGTACGTTCCAGTTACAATCTCGCTGCCATTAGCTTCTCAGCAGCAGAATTAGTTGCTGAAATTCAAAAGTATTTTCCCAATTTTACTTGCGACTATCAACCCGATTTCCGCCAGGCGATCGCCGATACTTGGCCTGCGGTAATTGATGATGCCCAAGCTCGGCAAGATTGGGGATGGCAGCATAGCTACGATTTAACTGCCATTGTTACTGATATGCTCGAACATCTTTCTCTTAAGAGTTCGGAGTTCGGAGTTCTGAATTCGGAGTTTGTATTTAATTAG
- the kbl gene encoding glycine C-acetyltransferase, with protein MFATANDSFQSILDEIRQSGLYKEERILISPQNAAIAVQGGQEVLNFCANNYLGLANHPEVIAAAQEGLSKYGFGLSSVRFICGTQSIHKELEAKISAFLSTEDTILYSSCFDANGGLFETILDDRCVVLSDALNHASIIDGIRMSKAKRYRFAHSDMEELEQSLRDTQTAKIRLIATDGVFSMDGEIARLETICNLADKYNALVMVDDSHGTGILGETGRGSIEHCGVMGRLDIITSTLGKALGGATGGFTSGRKEIIELLRQRSRPYLFSNSVAPVVVYTSLKVLDLLSQNRELRDRLLENTSYFRQQMTNCGFQIKPGIHPIVPIMLYEAQLAQDMARDLLEEGIYVIGFSYPVVPLGQARIRVQVSAAHTRAQLDSCIEAFSRVGKQYGAI; from the coding sequence ATGTTTGCTACCGCTAATGATAGTTTTCAGTCTATTCTTGATGAAATCCGTCAATCTGGACTTTATAAAGAGGAACGGATTCTGATTTCTCCTCAAAATGCAGCGATCGCAGTTCAGGGAGGTCAAGAAGTCCTTAATTTCTGTGCCAATAACTATCTAGGACTAGCGAATCATCCTGAAGTAATTGCTGCTGCTCAAGAAGGTTTGAGTAAATATGGTTTTGGCTTATCTTCGGTGCGTTTTATCTGTGGTACGCAAAGCATTCACAAGGAATTAGAGGCGAAGATTTCGGCGTTTCTCAGCACGGAAGACACGATTTTGTATAGTTCTTGTTTCGATGCCAATGGTGGACTATTTGAAACAATTTTAGATGATAGATGTGTAGTCTTGAGTGATGCTCTAAATCATGCCAGTATCATTGACGGTATTCGTATGTCTAAAGCTAAGCGGTATCGTTTTGCTCATAGTGACATGGAAGAACTAGAACAGTCACTGCGAGATACACAAACAGCTAAAATTCGCCTGATTGCTACTGATGGAGTATTCAGTATGGATGGGGAGATTGCCAGGTTAGAGACAATCTGCAATCTTGCCGACAAGTATAATGCCCTGGTAATGGTAGATGACAGCCATGGCACTGGCATTTTGGGTGAGACAGGACGAGGTTCAATTGAACATTGTGGAGTAATGGGGCGGTTAGATATTATTACCAGCACCTTAGGCAAAGCTTTGGGAGGTGCTACAGGCGGATTTACTAGCGGACGAAAAGAGATTATTGAATTGTTAAGACAGCGCTCGCGACCTTATTTATTTTCTAACTCTGTCGCCCCAGTGGTAGTTTACACCAGTTTAAAAGTGCTGGATTTATTAAGCCAAAATAGGGAGTTGCGCGATCGCCTACTGGAAAATACAAGCTATTTCCGCCAACAAATGACTAACTGCGGTTTCCAGATTAAACCAGGTATTCATCCCATTGTGCCGATTATGCTCTATGAGGCGCAATTAGCCCAAGATATGGCAAGGGATTTATTAGAAGAGGGAATTTATGTAATTGGCTTTAGCTATCCTGTGGTTCCTTTGGGGCAAGCTCGGATTCGGGTTCAGGTTTCTGCGGCTCATACTCGCGCCCAACTCGATAGCTGTATTGAGGCTTTTTCTCGTGTTGGCAAACAATATGGGGCAATCTAA
- a CDS encoding threonine ammonia-lyase yields MKLATSKSPNLENIYQAAEIIDKLAANTPCRYSRQLSEMTGATVILKYENLQYTGSFKERGALVKLLSLTDTQRKQGIIAMSAGNHAQAVAYQAQQLDIPTTIVMPTFTPNVKVERTRSFGAEIIFHGETLDDSIILGRQIAKERNLNIVHPYDDEQIIAGQGTIALEMLTTHPDLEILIVPVGGGGLIAGNAIAAKSLRPQIKLIGVQTKRFPSMVQALKGEPIVCGRATMAEGIAVKTPGKLTLPIIRELVDDLLLVEETEIEEAVQLLLEREKTVVEGAGAAGLAALIKYEQRFAKHKVGIVLSGGNIDLPILTEIVQRSMVRSGRLVRLEVEIRDVPGVLADVTRYIGETGANIVEVHHQREFSCLPLHSADVELVLMTRGQAHIQQIIEALNKAGYKTRLRSICEANSDFVDT; encoded by the coding sequence ATGAAACTTGCAACTTCTAAATCACCTAACTTAGAAAATATCTATCAAGCAGCTGAGATAATCGACAAGCTCGCAGCTAATACCCCTTGTCGTTATTCCCGACAGCTATCAGAAATGACTGGAGCAACGGTAATTCTTAAATATGAAAACCTGCAATATACAGGTTCATTTAAAGAACGTGGTGCTTTAGTTAAATTACTTTCCTTAACAGATACTCAGAGAAAACAGGGAATTATTGCCATGTCAGCAGGTAATCATGCCCAGGCAGTTGCTTATCAGGCGCAACAGTTAGATATTCCCACAACCATTGTCATGCCGACTTTTACACCGAATGTCAAAGTAGAACGCACACGTTCCTTTGGGGCAGAGATCATTTTTCATGGTGAGACCTTAGATGATTCGATTATCTTAGGCAGACAGATTGCCAAAGAACGCAACCTAAATATCGTTCACCCCTATGATGATGAGCAGATTATTGCGGGACAAGGAACGATCGCCTTAGAAATGCTAACAACTCATCCCGATCTAGAAATTCTAATAGTACCCGTTGGTGGAGGGGGCTTAATCGCAGGTAATGCGATCGCTGCAAAAAGCCTTCGTCCTCAGATTAAGCTTATTGGTGTGCAAACTAAGCGTTTTCCTTCTATGGTGCAAGCTTTAAAAGGTGAGCCAATTGTTTGCGGCAGAGCAACGATGGCTGAGGGGATTGCAGTTAAAACCCCAGGGAAACTGACCCTACCGATTATCCGAGAGTTAGTCGATGACCTACTACTGGTAGAAGAAACAGAGATTGAAGAAGCAGTCCAGCTACTACTAGAGAGAGAAAAAACAGTCGTAGAAGGAGCAGGTGCAGCAGGATTAGCAGCTTTAATTAAGTATGAGCAGCGCTTTGCTAAACACAAGGTAGGTATCGTTCTTAGTGGAGGTAACATTGACCTACCTATTTTGACCGAGATTGTGCAACGGAGTATGGTTCGTTCGGGACGCTTGGTGAGATTGGAAGTTGAAATTAGAGATGTGCCTGGAGTTTTGGCAGACGTTACACGTTATATTGGTGAGACTGGTGCCAATATTGTCGAGGTTCATCATCAACGAGAATTTTCTTGTCTGCCCTTGCATTCAGCGGATGTGGAATTGGTCCTAATGACACGAGGACAGGCTCATATACAGCAAATTATAGAAGCTCTAAACAAGGCAGGATATAAAACCCGATTGCGGTCAATTTGTGAGGCAAATTCGGATTTTGTAGACACTTAG
- a CDS encoding DUF779 domain-containing protein yields MTTTKNVAKVIATEAALALIAQLKAEHGSLMFHQSGGCCDGSTPMCFPEGELIIGDGDVLLGEIGECPFYISASQYEYWKHTQLIIDVASGPGNDFSLESADGVRFLSRSRLLP; encoded by the coding sequence ATGACTACAACAAAAAACGTCGCCAAAGTAATTGCTACTGAAGCAGCATTAGCTTTAATCGCACAGTTAAAAGCTGAGCATGGTTCATTAATGTTTCATCAATCTGGAGGTTGTTGTGACGGTAGTACACCGATGTGTTTTCCTGAGGGAGAATTGATTATTGGTGACGGGGATGTCTTACTGGGAGAAATTGGAGAATGCCCTTTTTATATAAGTGCGAGTCAATACGAATACTGGAAACACACCCAGCTAATTATTGATGTCGCTTCTGGTCCAGGAAATGATTTTTCCCTAGAAAGTGCTGATGGAGTTCGTTTTCTGAGTCGCTCCCGTTTGTTACCTTAA
- the larC gene encoding nickel pincer cofactor biosynthesis protein LarC: MGKIGYLECPTGIAGDMCLGALVDYGLPWQYLVTQLKSLGIESEYQLRTEKVIRNGQSATKVHVDLRPEPEVTDTSHHHSHYPARHLPEIENLIKSATLPDRAKQWSLEVFKQLAIAESAVHGIPPEKVHFHEVGATDAIVDIVGTCIGLDWLNLEQLYCSAMPTGGGTVKAAHGKLPVPVPAVVKLWETREVPIYSNGINKELVTPTGAAIATTLAAGFGEPPAMRLGKIGLGAGSIDLEIPNTLRLWIGEKIDAEAEQPQVMLKQETVTILETQIDDLSPQAIAYTLEELLAAGALDVFTQSIGMKKSRTGILLTVVCLPELANSCKTIIFRETTTLGIRERNQQRSILNRQIESVETEYGRVRVKIASWGTEENKQVINVQPEYEDCATLARQHNVPWREIAQRAIADWE; the protein is encoded by the coding sequence ATGGGCAAGATTGGTTATTTAGAGTGTCCGACGGGAATTGCCGGAGATATGTGCTTGGGGGCATTGGTTGATTATGGTCTACCCTGGCAATATTTAGTTACTCAGCTCAAAAGTTTGGGTATTGAGTCAGAATATCAATTAAGAACAGAGAAAGTTATCCGCAACGGGCAATCAGCTACCAAAGTTCATGTCGATTTACGACCCGAACCCGAGGTTACTGATACCAGCCATCATCATTCCCATTATCCTGCTAGACATTTACCAGAAATTGAAAATTTAATTAAATCTGCAACTTTACCAGACAGAGCTAAACAATGGAGTTTAGAAGTATTTAAGCAGTTGGCGATCGCCGAAAGCGCAGTCCATGGTATTCCGCCAGAAAAAGTCCATTTTCATGAAGTGGGAGCAACCGATGCGATTGTAGATATTGTCGGGACTTGCATCGGCTTAGACTGGTTGAATCTTGAGCAATTATATTGTTCAGCGATGCCTACAGGGGGAGGTACGGTCAAGGCTGCTCATGGTAAATTGCCTGTACCTGTTCCAGCAGTAGTCAAGCTTTGGGAGACCAGAGAAGTACCAATTTATAGTAATGGGATCAACAAAGAGCTAGTTACACCTACGGGCGCAGCGATCGCTACTACTTTAGCAGCTGGTTTTGGTGAACCTCCAGCTATGAGACTAGGAAAAATTGGCTTAGGGGCTGGTTCAATAGACCTGGAAATTCCCAATACTCTGCGCTTGTGGATTGGGGAAAAGATTGATGCAGAAGCAGAACAGCCACAGGTAATGCTTAAGCAAGAAACGGTTACAATCTTAGAAACTCAAATCGATGACCTCAGCCCTCAAGCGATCGCCTACACTTTAGAAGAACTACTAGCAGCAGGAGCCCTCGATGTCTTTACTCAGAGTATTGGCATGAAAAAATCTCGCACTGGAATTCTATTAACGGTTGTTTGTCTTCCTGAACTAGCCAACAGCTGTAAAACTATCATTTTTCGCGAGACTACTACCTTGGGAATTCGAGAACGTAACCAACAAAGAAGTATTCTCAATCGCCAGATAGAATCTGTAGAAACCGAGTACGGTAGAGTGAGAGTTAAGATCGCTAGTTGGGGCACAGAAGAAAATAAGCAAGTTATTAATGTGCAGCCAGAATATGAAGATTGCGCTACCTTGGCTCGTCAGCACAATGTGCCCTGGAGAGAAATAGCTCAAAGAGCGATCGCCGATTGGGAATAA
- a CDS encoding L-threonylcarbamoyladenylate synthase, giving the protein MAILYELHPHNPQQRSIEQIVTELKKGAVMLYPTDTVYAIGCDLRVKSAVEKVRRIKQMSNDKPLTFLCSSLSNISQYATVSDRAYRIMKHLIPGPYTFLLPATKQVPKMVMSPKRKTTGIRVPDNVLCQALLKSLGNPVVSTSAHLADDDGEYPTKYVEKARLFDSLENQVDLIIDNSVDPGIKVSTILDFTTDEPEVVRQGLGWQEVENWIGVVH; this is encoded by the coding sequence ATGGCGATTTTATACGAATTACACCCCCATAATCCCCAACAAAGATCTATCGAGCAAATTGTTACAGAGCTAAAAAAAGGTGCGGTGATGCTTTATCCCACCGATACAGTTTACGCTATTGGCTGCGATCTTAGGGTCAAATCCGCCGTAGAAAAAGTTAGGAGAATTAAGCAGATGTCTAACGATAAACCTCTGACTTTTTTGTGTTCTTCTCTTTCAAATATTTCTCAATACGCTACTGTGAGCGATCGCGCCTATCGGATCATGAAACATCTCATTCCAGGTCCATATACTTTTCTCTTACCTGCTACTAAGCAAGTTCCCAAGATGGTTATGAGTCCTAAACGTAAAACCACAGGTATCCGAGTTCCCGACAATGTATTGTGTCAAGCATTATTAAAAAGTTTGGGAAACCCTGTAGTTTCGACCTCTGCTCACCTGGCAGATGACGATGGTGAGTATCCTACCAAGTATGTGGAAAAAGCACGGCTATTTGATTCTTTAGAAAATCAAGTAGATTTGATTATTGACAATAGCGTCGATCCAGGTATTAAAGTATCCACCATCCTCGACTTTACTACTGATGAACCCGAAGTAGTTCGTCAAGGTTTAGGCTGGCAAGAGGTAGAAAATTGGATCGGTGTTGTACATTGA
- a CDS encoding phosphate/phosphite/phosphonate ABC transporter substrate-binding protein — protein sequence MILQRILLITTIFSLTACKPTSETIISKLNVGVVSYGKSEVSLRQYADFEKYMGEQLNSVIEIEPVYNEVKALEQVTKKKWDVVFAPPGLAAIAISQYNYLPIAPLEGRNKTRSVIIVKNNSKFEQRRDLVGQTIALGQKGSATGYYLPIYNLYGVKFSRILYAPTPQHILQWIDEDKVVVGALSVQEYNLYRRNFSPNRFKVIHLDEHPVPSGAVLISDRLEKEQEDKITVALIQTPSFISSSVGFLPKEKLPDYNYLNQVINRVQEISEDALPTSDLTN from the coding sequence ATGATTCTACAACGTATTTTATTAATAACAACTATTTTTTCCCTAACAGCTTGTAAACCGACCTCAGAAACTATCATCAGCAAGCTAAATGTTGGAGTTGTCAGCTACGGTAAAAGCGAGGTTTCTTTAAGACAATACGCTGATTTTGAAAAGTATATGGGAGAACAATTGAATAGCGTGATCGAGATTGAACCAGTCTATAACGAAGTTAAAGCACTAGAGCAGGTAACTAAGAAAAAATGGGATGTGGTATTTGCACCACCAGGTTTAGCAGCGATCGCAATTTCTCAATACAATTACTTACCAATAGCACCTTTAGAAGGTAGAAACAAAACTCGCTCAGTAATAATAGTTAAAAACAATTCTAAGTTTGAGCAGCGTCGTGATTTAGTGGGTCAGACTATTGCTCTAGGACAAAAAGGTTCAGCAACAGGATATTATTTGCCAATCTACAACTTATATGGAGTAAAGTTTTCCCGAATTTTGTATGCACCGACTCCACAACACATTTTGCAGTGGATTGATGAAGATAAAGTAGTTGTAGGAGCTTTATCTGTGCAAGAATATAATCTCTACCGTCGCAACTTCAGCCCCAATCGATTTAAAGTTATTCACCTTGACGAGCATCCAGTTCCTTCAGGAGCAGTTTTAATTAGCGATCGCCTTGAAAAAGAGCAGGAAGACAAAATTACAGTAGCTCTAATTCAAACTCCGTCGTTTATATCTTCCTCTGTTGGTTTTTTACCTAAAGAAAAGCTACCAGATTATAACTATCTAAACCAAGTAATCAATAGAGTGCAAGAAATTTCTGAAGATGCCCTACCCACTAGTGATTTAACTAACTAA